Genomic segment of Aquarana catesbeiana isolate 2022-GZ linkage group LG02, ASM4218655v1, whole genome shotgun sequence:
agcggACCATGAATAACAGGCCtagaaatcaaattaaaaaaaaaaaattacaacctgCAAACATTTGATTAAGAAATTTTACAAGTTCCTGGGGAATGTTTAATTTTattatgcttaaccacttgacctccggaggttttaccccccttcatgaccaggccactttttggcgatacggcactgcgttaatttaactgaaaattgtgcggtcaggcaacactgtacccaaataaaatgtaagtcctttttttccccctcacaaatagagctctcttttggtggtatttgatcaccactgcatttatttttttgcgctataaacaaaaaaagacagacaattttaaaaacaatacaaacaatatttttttttttgctataaaaaacatccaaaaaaaaaaaaaaaattcttgataaatttagtttttgatgaaaaaaaaatcccaataagcgtatattgattggtttacgggaacataatagcgtctacaaactatggtatatatttatggaatttttttttaaaaaatgtatactagtaatggcggaactgcaatattgcagcgaaCAATTGGACACAAAATTTGCGagaaccaatacagtgatcagtgctaaaaaaatatgcacagtcactgtactagtgacactggcagggaaggggttaaacacctagggcgatcaaaaggttaactgtgtgcctagccagggtTTTTGTGCACTGCGTTAGGTGCTTTAAGGcgccattcacacttgtacaactccaaagttgcgttgactttggagtgcaactttggatgggtgcattttggatatgactttggctttgaccagggATAATGCACAACTGTTGCACaaaagttgcattgtataacattcaagtacgactttcatgcaacttctgagagttaacattgaagtctatggccctcaaattgtattaaagtcagaccaaagtagtgcatgaactacttagAAGTTGCTGCAACTTCAAGTCGCGCATATAAGAAtgggtatcattggaaaacatagggaacgacttgtcatgcaattttgatgTTCAAAGTTGCATGCCAAGTCGCAGAAGTGCGAATGAAGCcttactaagggaagagatggattttgttacccgctttgcaggaacacaaaatcgaTCCCGTCCCCCgttagaacggagatctgccttgtttatataggcagatccccattctgtgtaTTTTACCGACGATTGTCTTCTGCTGTGAAAATTTACAGCAGAAGTGGCCCCGGCGGTGGAGTGCACGCTCCCCCTGCAGGCAGAAACGCAGAATCAATCTATATACATCTCTAAGTGGCTAAAAAGAAACTTCACACTCTGAAgcaacactgactatttttaaaTCCTTATGCTACTAGCGTTAGTAAACAGAAAAATATATCATATTGACccgttttaaccccttttttttttttctttttttttacatttttacagttacttcctggtttccatgcctcgGCAaaggatgtcatacatcccagcagTCTTCATGGAAGGAGGGGTTTTATCAGCCAAGGACAACCCCCTACCTGCATTAATCATCTgaccttattcaagatggccacggtcagaaatgctagggtgactcaaagtgatttctcaggaaAATAAAGCATTGAGTCCACTTTGACTAGTAAAAAGGAATAAAATAGCATTTTGGAGTTtgtgtgctcagatgcagtgtagttccgctttaatgtgTTAATCCAAAAAACACTGAGGGTTTTTTATTACTTTAAGGGAAAGTTAATCATGAAGGAACTTGGAAGATCTTCAAAAGGCATAGCTGCAAAGTTATATAGTAGCACCCAACAGTCGCCCTGCACATTTTTGTGTTTAGAAAAATGATTTCATGAACAATAcaggaaacatttaaaaaaaaggagaaagatttttttttttttttttttttttttttaagattcacaCTTGCCTAGGTggagtggatgcagcatcagactaatgctgcagctgtcccccggcgtctctgcactgagaactgagacaccaaacatcgccgatggctcgatTCTCACtcatccccgagcggagagctgctgtcagtcagcatctctcctgctctgttcctcctTGCTCACTGGTGCGCTGAGCTGTGGGACGGGGAGCGCCCATCTCAGCATCTCGCTGAGACtgtcatcagtcaaggcagctggcggatccagacttctgaagtcgggacgacgcgctgcctcgactgattgcagcgatgtcagcggagagcggacttcagaccgttctccgctgaaaacgggtcacaggagtgcaaaatgatttgcactcctgtgacccagaggagaagcccaccctaaaaagctcaggctggacttctccttcaaTAAAAATACTTTGGTGGTAAGGGATAAGTGATAAGTTCTTATACCTGATCTGTCGGATGAGGATTGGGAAGAAGCACGTTCTTCTCATTTAACTGTCTCACCGGCTTCTAACAAACTCATTCATCTCTATATGTTACACCATTTAACGCCTGTACCAATACATTTCATGCATCATATAACAACTTCTGCATGCACTAGATGTACCCACCAACGGACAATCTTTGCCCATGTAATGTGGTCATGTCCTCTTATAGACAGATACTGGGAGCAGGTGATAACACTGTCTAGCATCCTTTTTGTCCCTGTGCCATGTAACCCACGGATTTGCCTACTGGGTATATTAGATGAAGAGGAATGGCCAAAGTACATCAGAATTTTACTATCAGAAACATTGTTCCTCCATCTGTCCGTCAATGGATAGAGATGGTGAATCAAATACTTCCTTATGAAAAACGTATTTTTGAGTATAGGGGTTGTCCAAATAAATATAGTAAGGTGTGGGATGTATGGTGCTCCTCTACTCTCAACATTACATGAGTTGTTTATTACATAAATTCCTTATATCTGTATCAGAATGTACGAACTTTTGTATATTACAAATATGGAGTTCTTGTCCTAGATCCTCCTGCTCAGAAAGTACTGTGTCATTGTTTTCCTCACCAAAACTGTTCAGTTTAAACAATTCATATGTAAACGTGGACTCTTCTTGATATTTGTGTATAAAATTTTGTATTCCTCAACACTCATATTGAGTGCAACAGTTGTCTGTCATACCAAATTGTTTCTATATACCTtgtcaataaaaagttaaaaaaaacaaaaaacatttttttctttttcaaatcccGCACTTGTCTTTTTAACAGACATGatggaaaagcataaaaaaaattatgtataattCAGCAGTTGTAATGACCCATTACCTCAGGCAGGCACTCCAAAACAAGGGCCATTTTAGCAGCCTCTCCATAACTCTGATAAGCTCCAGCTTTCAGTTTCATCCTCTCAGCTTCTGCTTTACCAATACCTTCAATAACCGATGCATCAGCTTCTCCCACTTTTCTGATTTTCTCAGCTTCGGCCTGAGCTATCAGCACTTGTTTAACCCTATGCAGAAAGGTCACAGatattcattcaaaaaaaaaaaaaaaaaaaaaaaggacacatctCTTTTCTACATAAAGTATCATCTAGTTTAAAACCCCAAATTCAAATGTGTATGTCCTCGAACAATCAAGTGTATGTCTGGGAaaactatggcccttcagttgttcaggaactacaattcccatcatgcctagtcatgtctgtgaatgtcactTTGCAGTGTGATTTACGTCCTTACAAAATGAagaggtgcaaatcgcactgcaatgaattgcatgcaatttgaacagtaATGTGGaacgattcctgtccgaattgcatgTGGATTCctacaccgctcctgtgtgaacccaggcttgtcatagtgattttgAGGTCGAGTTCACACAAGAGCGGTGCAGGAAACCACCCTGCATGACGGGTTTCACCAGCTCTGGCTCCTGATCCAACTGTGAACATCAGCGGCTGCGGCTTGGGCTCCTCCTGCCTTTCCCATGGCCTTGTTCCCTGCATCTTCAGCGGCTCTCTCCCCCTAGCCTCCAGCCCTTCGAGCCGTCCACTGGAACGCCTCTTGCTGTACCAGATTGCCACGATCCCCTTCCGTCAGACACAGAAAAGCCACTTCACCAGTCCAGGGAATTGAAATCCCTGCAGATTTCTCTACTCTTCATGCAGAGCTTACAATAATGGGCTGGATGGCTTCTAATGGTCAGCACCGTTCATGTGATGGTACTGACCAATTAGAATCTCTGTAGTCGGTACTGTCAGCACTGCATGGAGAGCCGCAGGTATTTCAAAGCGCTGGATCAGTGAAGTGGCTTTTTGGCGCCTGACAGTGGGGGATCGCAGTGATCTGGTACAGTaggatttgggggggggttagggggagaGAGCTGCTGGTGATGCGGGGAACAAAGTCATGGGAGAGGCAGGAGAAGTCCAAGCCACAGATGCCCAGAGTCTGATCGGGAACCAGTGATGGTTGCACCAGTCATGCAGGGAGGTTTCCCGCACCACTCCTGTGTGAGCTCAAAACTCAGGCACTaggacaagcctgggttcacacaggagcagtgcagaaaaccacatgtgattcagacaggaatcgcacttcTGTTTAAATTGCATGCATTTCTTTGCAATgagatttgcgcccattcattttgtatggacgcaaatcgcacagcaaagtatCGGTTTTGGGTATCGGGAGCACTTTCATGAGTACTTGTGAaaatacttggtatcggcaccATTACCGGTATCAGTGCACCCCTAATATAAAAGGATTAATagctgaaaataaaaggaaaaaaaataaacacaaatacaGCCCCCTCATCGAAGggccggtaagctgcaatatgttagaTTTTTGTTTCTAGATCAGCTTTAAAAGATATCAAAGATTGTTCTTACACAGAGGGTGATATTGTTACAGCTAGGCCCCTTATCCTTAGTTCCAACAGTCAATTCAATATTACATCTTTCCTTATGTACAAACTCCTGCACACATCTTTGGAGAAACTAAATTTGGTAATATGAGAAACACAgactaaaatattaaaaaaggaaaggggTATGTACTTCTCTCCTTCAGCAATCTGTTGCATCCTATATGCCTCAGCTTCTGCTGGTCTTCTGACCATGGCGATCAGCTCCTTGTCCGTACGTATAATTTCCTTCTCCTCAATATCAATCTGCTTTTTACGCTGCACCACTTCAATCTCAATCTCTTCCTGGCGAATCTTCTGCTGTTCTTTGGCTGCCTGCAACTCATAAGCCAGCTGGGCCTCTGCTTTCTATATAAGAAAAGAGTGCAAGAGACCAAAAATGGCAATTATGAAAGAAAAAGATCTAGAAACTTAAATATTGTAGTTAGCAGGATAGCCGCCCCCCCCAATTACCTTAGTGTTCACTTCCTGGCTGAATGCTGCTTTCTGAAGTTCAAATTCTCTTTTGGAATCTGCTATTTTGGTATCAGCCAGGTACTTGATATCCAGCATTTCCTTTTTACATTGGGCTTCCTATAGGAGAAATAAATCAGTATCTCTTATGCAACGCACAATCTCTACCTGTATTATGTGTGGTATATGATAGTGTTTATCATGGTATTACTCACTCTAATGCCCGCATCTCTTTCAGCTTCAGCAACACCAATATCAGCATCTCTCCGCACAACAGCAGTCTGCGTCTTGCCCAGGGAGCTCAGGTACTCAACCTTGTCATACACATCCTGcaaggataaagaaaaaaaaaaaaaaacacaacgccTTATAGTAGATATTACGAAAGCAGTCCTGTGTAAATTCATACTTTAATATAATGCCTCAAATCTGGCTACTGCATAGCAGAATGAAACCAGCCTGCAGTGACAGCCAGTACTCTCTGGTTATTTAGATTCCTGTGTGTGCAGTAAGAAAAGTGCCAGTAGGTACATTTCATTAAAGCAGGTGGACAACAAAGGTTTAATTTTTCTGCAATCCATCATGTGTCAAGAAATACGAGAAATAAACAAACACAAGTTACATAGTTttaaaagttgaataaagacacccgtccatccagttcaacctgagtctACGTGTGGGCATGCATGTTTGCGTTACtaccattttccatatccctgtacattacaTTCGCTAAGAAACTCTGCTAGAAGTTTTTTAAATTAATCtacactccccactgacaccacaaCTGTGGAAGGTAGTTTCACATCTTTACTGCTCTAACAGTGAAGAACCTTttacacagtttaagattgaaccgcTTCTTGTCCATTTTCATTGTGTGACCAAGTGTCTGCTctagccacttgcttactgggcacttaaacccccctcctgcccagaccagtgttcagcgctgacgcactttcaatgacaattgggcagtcatacaacactgtacccaaattaattttttatcatttttttcccacaaatagagttttcttttggtggtatttaatcacagctgggatttttattttttgctaaacaaaaaaaaaatggaaaattttgaaaaaaaaaaaaaaaaaaatcatgtttaatagttcaaatgtttaaattttgcaaacaggtcatttttctccttcattgaaatgcgctgatgaggcggcactgataggctgcactgatgggcacagataaggcagcactgataagatGGCCCAGATGGGCCTTGaagggtggcactggtaggtgacactgatgttgaggcactgattgtgggcactaataggtggcacttttggcactgtgggcactgatgggtggcactgttgcctattgctaggtggtaCTGGCAgggggcactgaggatctggctgCAGCTCACCGTGATCGGGACTGTTGTCCCTCTCACAGTAGCCGgagatgggctttttttttttcctccttacgctgtcagcgtgaggagaacaaatagccaattaccggctctgttgacatcacatgatcagctgtcattggctgacagctgatcacatggtaaggggtccagatcgaccccttactctgatctgtgatccagcgagtctcagactcgctggatcacagagcgcaccacgcaccacgcacgccctgcagggggcacgcgggGCGCTCAGGTACAGGAGGGCATCAATAGATGTACTCCAGGCAAAGCAGGTCCGCATTGTAGCCGTCatacggctatagcgcggatctgaggTAGCTAGAGACCTTAGGTTAAATAGTTTCCACCCAATGCTAGAGTCACCATTCAACAATTTATATATTTCAATCATATCCCCTCATAAGTGCCTCTTCTCCATGGAaaataagtttaatgcttgtagttgTTCCTTATAACAAAAAGGTCTTCgggtccccttattagctttgttgcccttttctggactctctccagtttaagcacatccttcctgagcatTGGTGATTAAACTGGACGGCATAACCAAGATGTTGCCAAACCAGAATTTTGTAAAGTGATAGAATAATAATAGTAGTTTATTTCTTgcgtaaataccctttttaatgcatgataatATTCTGCTAGTCTTGTTTGctagcctgtcatctactaggacacccagatccttttccatcctcaaaTTCTCATTAAAATGTAAAGcagcaacaaaaacaaaaagaaaacccaCATGCCCGTCCAGCTGtactacattttttcttttagatgcCCACtgttctggtttaaaaaaaaaaaaaaatggatgctgCTTCATCTTGGTACATAGAAGTGCAAATTTATTCTGCATAACTTTATATATGTGGTGGTTCTCACCTTGATAGTGAAGCTTAAGATCTCAATACCCATACGGCCAACATCAGGAGCCGCCACCTCACGTACCAGCTTGGCAAACTGATCTCTGTCTTGATAGATCTGCTCCACTGTTAGGGTACCTGAAAAATACATAATGCATTTATTTAATGTTGCAATCCTCTAACCCTGAACTTGTGAGTGTAACCAGTCAGTTATTTGTACAAGGAAGAGCGATGACCAGAACGTACAGGGCAAATTGTAATAAATGCCTAGGGTTCACCAAGGGGAAATACACTGGCCAGATCTGCAGACATGCATGGATACATTAAAACAAGGTTTATGAAAACGTATTGCTAGGAGCAGAATTCTCCCTGCTAGGATCTGGCGAAAAAACTTTAAACATCCAAAACATACAAGTTATTCAATTTGGCCTTCATTTTTAACataatactgtatattaaaaaccAGGTCTATGAGCTCAGGTATTTTTACCAGAAGGAAAGGGGGCAGGTtagcaatgtacagtatatgtaggtCATTCTCTTCCATGGCAGACTCAAAAGCAACACATGGTCTAAGCATTTAACTGAAATAAGCCATGCTAAAACAAGCAAATGAAAGTTAAAAATACAATTTGTGCAACCAACCCAGGTAAGCTGCCAGCACAAGTGTATACAGTAAAAATTGAAATACAAACAGTGCTGTgctataaatcaataaaaaatttttaagGTGATCAAAAATGTGCTAAGAAAATGTGacaataataaatatcacaatgcattgtatatataaatatgtaatcTTGTGTTCTAAAAGTGGGATTACTGCGACAAGTCAATATTCAAAAAGTCAGTGCTTAAAAGTGAAGTCCACAATCAAAATGTGTGAAGAGGACATGAAAAATTACCACCAGATCCCCCAAGGGAATGGTACTGCTGACTCAGAAATCTCTCTGCTCTAATGCAACAGCTTTGCTTCTTATGTCTCTTGTGcatattgggacttttttttttttgcacagttttgattgattaccttaaagtggttgtagacacTAAAGgcttcttaccttaatgcatttctgcattaaggcaaaaaaaccttGTACCATTTATTCCTACACTTATGCCtagcacacacgatcagaaaatcggatgaaaaacaccactttcaaagcgattgtatgataatctgatcattcaTACAccgctttcaagagccgatcatgacagttcatgtaaAATTAGCCGAAGGGACAAACAAGAAAAATTGTCTTGGACAATACCAGAACAAATGATTTTTGTTGAACaagtacagtattaaaaaaaaaaaaacaaacaaacggaaGACCAAGACCATGCATGTTCGAAAACGAAAGAATAccttacaatacattacatcacttccaaagttgtattctgttgtatgctaattttcgtaactttagtaacctcttaattTGAAGTATGAGACTAGAATGCAAAAACAACAAGGATCATCATTCGTCCGATAGTTtcaccgtgtgtatgaggctttactcaaGTCTTCTCTTGATCCAGTGCCGTGACCCGCTGCAAGTCTTCCCTCTTCCTGGTCTCATAGGCTTTGCTGATAACTCCTGCTGCTCGCAATAAAATCCGGTGaagaggggggtggggctgagatggagtgtgtgtgtgtctataggcaCACAGAGCCTGACCTGGGAGTGAGCCAGCACATCTGCCCCTacagcaagcaccttgctatgggggaagacacagaagaggaggaactGAGAGCAACGGCAGGGGACCCCCCACaacaggaggtttggggctgctgtgtgcaataAGATTGCTGGAGAGCTGGAACTAAATGTGCCTTGTAAGCACCATCCTTACTCTCCAGAATATGTGATgcctttaaagtgcttgtaaagatttggttttttatttttaataacatgtcacacttacctgctctgtgcagtggttttgcagagcgGCCCCgagcctccttttctggggtcccccgggagtgcttctggctcctcctctttggcaaaTGCCCCCACGTAGAGCAGATTTCCATGGGGGTACCCGTgtgggtgcgctcccaagtcctgctgctgcgtccattagtgcactcccaagtcctgctgctgcgtccattaacagacagcaggactctgccccatccccgtgtcactggatttgattgacaggagcaggagccaatggctcctgctgccatcaatctatccagtgagggcccgagacagcggctgaagctgctgggcttgtgctcatcgctggaaagatcggattcaggtaagaaaaaggggggcagctgttgcacagaaggtttttcatcttaatgaatTAAAGGTGAAAAcccctgactttacaacccctttaacttactTTCAGTTTTAAGGGTGAAAGCATCCACAGCCCCATCACACGGCAAAGCACAGCCAAATAGATGACACCGCTTTCTCTGTTGGGCTGACCAAACACTGTGTTGAATTTTAACCGGTTTCTTGTAACTAGTCGAAATTTGCTtaatgggtggccctgttggccccTCTCACCAGACAACATCAACTGATAAACCAAAGAagctggatgagaaattgttcgtTATTCTGAAAGCTAGTgatggctgtcaaaatacaacagGGCAGCTGGGCGATTCATCCATCTGCACCGTATGGCATGGATGGAGGAAACCTATTAGTTTAGCCAGTCGTACAGTTCACTTACACACAGTGGAAAAGTAAAGTGGTGCTACTCAATTAGCACTGTAACATGCATAGAAGGTACAGCAGAAGACCTAAACAAGGTTTTCAGTATGAAGTGAAAAATAATGGGCACGGCGCCAAATAAGAAAACGTGCACTCTCAAACTAATGCTGATCCTAAAATTAGTAAATTCTAATAGACAATAAACAAACAGTGAAGGGAGCATCAATAGtgcaataataaatgaataaatgttgtGTTAACTCTATCAAGTGCAACAGTGCATATACAATAAATTAAATCATGTAATGCcaataaagtgaatatagtgcaaaaaaagttcagtttgtcttcttattattattatgaaacaaAACCGCTATCTTCTTAATACAATCACCACatgataataaagtgcaaatgctatcTATTCGTGCctcacccgaagtggtatatcaaagcgctcaccagacagtagtggccacagagtgaccctcaggcatggaaagGATCAGGTAAAATAATTCATCAAAAAGGTAACTTTCCGGATATCCTGGCATGAAAGAAATCAGTGCAAAAGGACTCCAGTCTCAGGAAagcaggagtgtgtgtgtgtgtgtgtgtgtgtgtgtgtgtgtgtgtgtgtgtgtgtgtgtgtgttatatatatatatatatatatatatatatatatatatatatatatatacacatatacacacatacatatatatatacacacacatacatacatacatatatatacacacacacacacatacatacattatacatatacacacatgcatacactCCTGCTGTCCTGAGACTGGAGTCCTTTTGCACTGACTTCTTTCATGCCAGGATATCCGGAAAGTTACCTTTGATGAATTATTTTACCTGATCctttccatgcctgagggtcactctgtggccactactgtctggtgagcgctttgatataACACTTCGCGTGAAGCGTGAATAgatagcatttgcactttattatcatGTGGTGATTGGATTAAGAAGACAGCGGTTTTGTTTCATAATAATATGAAGAAGACAAACTgaactttttttgcactatattcactttattgGCATTACATGATTTAATTTATTGTATATGCACTGTTGCACATTATTACATGATAGAGTTAACACGACAGTCATCCATTTATtattgcactattgatgcgccctTCACTGCTTGTTTAAGGTTTTCAGTATGCCCAGTATGCTGAAAGTGTAACTATGGCCAGCCCATTAATCAAACATTTACATATTTGCTGCAATCAGTAAGATCTTTAAATCAAAGTCTTTGTTGACCACTGTAGCTGAAATCACTGTGGAGATAATAAACTTCAATCTTCACAGCAGAAgcaagtgtatctatggtcaaaaaataaaatcttaaattTGTTTTCACgttttatttcaattatttctatccTACTTCTATTAAACTGAATAATTTTGAAGTTTGAAAATTTGCTTTGTGGCAATCCCCATACATTCACTTCTTTGAGTTTTGCAATACATCTTCCAGCCGAAAGCTGTATCTGCAGATGATCAGACAGAACATTCACCTGGTAGAAATTTGAAAATGTATGAACAGAGTagcaggtggcagccttacaaagctGGGTCACAGAGGCTTAGTGCCTGAATGCCCAGGAAACACTTACCAACCCACCAGCGTCTCTTCGGCAGAGTCAGTCAACCACCGCTAATACCAAGTGGGCAACAGTTTATGGTTGTGCATCCGCCCTATGCAATACGGCACTCGGCTCCTGAGAAGTGAAAATGATTTTTGGATGGACCCAATCATCATAGATTACCCATTCATGAATGAGGAATGTCTTTTTAGATTTAGCAGGTCTCTTTCTACGCTACTAAAAAGGGGCATGGTGAGATGGAGGAATAATCAAAATGCGACAATGGCTAGACTTTTGCGCACAGCAGAAATTCACACTAGAAAGCATACTGAGTGAAGCTGCAACTCCAGGTTTGTAGGCGTCTGGGGGGTGATAAATCTTACGCAGTCTACTGTACACTGCCTCCAGGGCCTTGTCCTTCCTTTTTATGTCCACCTCTCCTAGAGACAGGGGAGCTGGATCAGGTGGCTGTTTTTTTGGAGCCCTGAATAAAGATGGCTCAATTAAAGCCGTTTGTTTTCTGAAAAATTGTGACATGgttgtagaaaaaataaaaatgccttcgTCAGGCAGGTCACTTGTTACATGCTTGAACtataactagaatgaactgcagaGACTAGTGTTAAAATTGGGTTCTGCTCCAAAGCAGCATCACCCGTGGTTGAGTTTTGTGTGGGCCTTTGGCAGAGTGAACGCGTGCCTGAGTTTTTGCAATGGCCCCCTTTCACTTGATTTTCGCTATAGTTATGGGTGAAGGTGATCCCTTGTGGGGTTCCCATGGAGTAGGGTGCACAATATAGGGTAAGCATGCCTGGAAGTAGTACACAGCAACCCGAGTGTAGACCATCCTGTCGCAAAGATCTCATAGggaatctcctagattgtaagctctaacgagcagggccctccgattcgtcctgtatt
This window contains:
- the FLOT2 gene encoding flotillin-2 isoform X2; translation: MGNCHTVGPNEALVVSGGCCGSDSKQYVYGGWAWAWWCIADTQRLSLEVMTILCRCENIETSEGVPLFVTGVAQVKIMTERELLAVASEQFLGKNVHEIKNVVLQTLEGHLRSILGTLTVEQIYQDRDQFAKLVREVAAPDVGRMGIEILSFTIKDVYDKVEYLSSLGKTQTAVVRRDADIGVAEAERDAGIREAQCKKEMLDIKYLADTKIADSKREFELQKAAFSQEVNTKKAEAQLAYELQAAKEQQKIRQEEIEIEVVQRKKQIDIEEKEIIRTDKELIAMVRRPAEAEAYRMQQIAEGEKVKQVLIAQAEAEKIRKVGEADASVIEGIGKAEAERMKLKAGAYQSYGEAAKMALVLECLPEIAAKVSAPLAKVDEILILSGENSKITGELNRLLAEVPASVQALTGVDLSKIPLLQKATGIMT
- the FLOT2 gene encoding flotillin-2 isoform X1, with product MGNCHTVGPNEALVVSGGCCGSDSKQYVYGGWAWAWWCIADTQRISLEIMTLQPRCEDVETAEGVALTVTGVAQVKIMTERELLAVASEQFLGKNVHEIKNVVLQTLEGHLRSILGTLTVEQIYQDRDQFAKLVREVAAPDVGRMGIEILSFTIKDVYDKVEYLSSLGKTQTAVVRRDADIGVAEAERDAGIREAQCKKEMLDIKYLADTKIADSKREFELQKAAFSQEVNTKKAEAQLAYELQAAKEQQKIRQEEIEIEVVQRKKQIDIEEKEIIRTDKELIAMVRRPAEAEAYRMQQIAEGEKVKQVLIAQAEAEKIRKVGEADASVIEGIGKAEAERMKLKAGAYQSYGEAAKMALVLECLPEIAAKVSAPLAKVDEILILSGENSKITGELNRLLAEVPASVQALTGVDLSKIPLLQKATGIMT